In a genomic window of Nitrosarchaeum sp.:
- a CDS encoding PRC-barrel domain-containing protein produces MSAELRLKKLRGSGGYVMATVNDQQQMKGNLGGPDLFLAPIGRLDSQRITKHFCNTCEKEFEGSPKIEYENPNEEVAENLILAEKGQYICNSCKAVIAEYREFKKQNETVDVGSAKPLEPSSQTVAPKVPEPAQTQIKIETIAQSSTQPSSSTAVSSIEGLVVYDENAKKIGNAKQVGIDSNQSVVLLIIKNDGTEGNIPWNSIRKVGDVILLGNPTAVYQALQPGKCAKCGFSNKEGSKFCEECGSKLQ; encoded by the coding sequence ATGAGTGCTGAACTTAGACTTAAAAAATTAAGAGGATCTGGGGGTTACGTTATGGCAACTGTAAATGACCAACAGCAAATGAAAGGCAACCTGGGAGGTCCAGATCTATTTTTAGCACCTATCGGCAGATTAGATAGTCAAAGAATCACTAAACATTTTTGCAATACATGTGAAAAAGAATTTGAAGGTTCTCCAAAAATAGAATATGAAAATCCAAATGAAGAGGTCGCAGAAAATTTAATTCTTGCAGAAAAAGGCCAATACATTTGTAATTCTTGTAAAGCAGTAATAGCAGAATATAGAGAATTTAAAAAACAAAATGAAACAGTAGATGTAGGAAGTGCAAAACCATTAGAGCCTTCTAGTCAAACTGTCGCACCAAAAGTTCCAGAACCAGCACAAACCCAAATAAAAATAGAAACTATTGCACAATCATCTACTCAACCAAGTTCATCTACTGCAGTTAGTTCAATTGAAGGATTAGTAGTGTATGATGAAAATGCTAAAAAAATTGGTAATGCAAAACAAGTTGGAATTGATTCTAATCAGTCAGTAGTATTGTTAATTATAAAAAATGATGGAACCGAGGGAAATATCCCATGGAATAGCATAAGAAAAGTAGGAGATGTAATTCTTTTAGGAAATCCAACTGCTGTATATCAAGCTCTACAACCAGGAAAATGTGCAAAATGTGGATTTTCAAATAAGGAAGGTTCCAAATTCTGTGAAGAATGTGGCAGTAAGCTACAATAA
- the trxA gene encoding thioredoxin yields the protein MGITEVSDVKSWEINVINSDIPVFVDFWAQWCGPCRMVSPVVEELANDYQGKVKFVKVNVDEANELASKYNVFSIPTLILLNKGEIVSQQVGAASKESYKNMIDRALQA from the coding sequence ATGGGAATAACAGAAGTTTCAGATGTAAAGTCTTGGGAAATCAATGTGATTAACTCTGATATACCAGTGTTTGTTGACTTTTGGGCTCAATGGTGTGGCCCATGTAGAATGGTAAGTCCTGTAGTTGAAGAATTGGCAAATGATTATCAAGGTAAAGTAAAATTTGTCAAAGTCAACGTTGATGAGGCTAATGAATTAGCATCCAAATACAATGTCTTTAGCATTCCAACCTTGATTCTCCTTAACAAAGGTGAAATAGTTAGTCAGCAAGTTGGTGCTGCATCAAAAGAATCATACAAAAATATGATTGATAGAGCGTTACAAGCATAA
- a CDS encoding zinc ribbon domain-containing protein — protein MSFGEVDTLNMLFDKLQSLFDESQGYYESFLDTNNMYKKGLLSDKEFFQKLGDYVVAYSALEFLAIKVIFELKKSRGTGIGNTQSPGLMPGMGQPGMMSGMGMPRSGSAQNPVGGPPGIVSAKEAFGDVGTLPSPDPSLMPRRTVESSGNGCKSCGASLRPNAKFCTKCGTKA, from the coding sequence ATGTCATTTGGTGAAGTAGATACTCTTAACATGCTTTTTGACAAACTACAAAGTTTGTTTGATGAATCTCAAGGTTACTATGAATCATTTCTTGACACAAATAACATGTACAAAAAAGGTCTGCTAAGTGACAAAGAATTCTTTCAAAAATTAGGTGATTATGTTGTAGCTTATTCTGCACTGGAATTTTTAGCAATCAAAGTAATTTTTGAGCTAAAAAAATCTCGGGGTACAGGCATTGGTAATACTCAATCACCTGGATTGATGCCGGGAATGGGACAACCTGGAATGATGAGTGGAATGGGCATGCCAAGATCAGGTTCTGCCCAAAATCCTGTTGGTGGTCCTCCTGGAATTGTATCTGCAAAAGAAGCCTTTGGCGATGTTGGAACTTTACCATCTCCAGATCCATCATTAATGCCAAGAAGAACTGTTGAATCTAGTGGAAATGGATGCAAATCATGTGGCGCATCATTAAGACCAAACGCAAAGTTTTGCACAAAATGTGGAACTAAGGCCTAA
- a CDS encoding zinc ribbon domain-containing protein, with translation MKVFDGKKAAQEYMSKHTLAFSTPELTLMRFAFWLGDTVPDPENKENSLPRMLTFMVEQDFAPILIDDDKYEPSGAVKSSNVYGNAFSKTTQDGKFCSECGATLSNTAKFCPECGTTQD, from the coding sequence ATGAAGGTTTTTGATGGAAAAAAAGCAGCACAAGAATACATGTCAAAACACACTCTTGCGTTTTCTACTCCAGAACTAACTCTTATGAGATTTGCATTTTGGTTAGGAGATACAGTTCCAGATCCTGAAAATAAAGAAAATTCACTTCCACGAATGCTAACATTTATGGTAGAACAAGACTTTGCACCAATCTTAATTGATGATGACAAATACGAACCATCTGGTGCTGTAAAAAGCTCAAATGTTTATGGAAATGCATTTTCAAAAACTACTCAAGATGGAAAATTCTGTTCTGAATGTGGTGCAACTTTATCAAATACAGCAAAATTCTGTCCTGAATGCGGTACAACACAAGATTAA
- a CDS encoding dihydroorotase, giving the protein MTYDTVITNSHIILPQGMLDKNIIIDEGKIVGFTNDIPACDHKINGNGLISIPGPIDTHVHYGVYSSIDQAAKTESHAAAIGGITTMMRMLRLGSSFKTSLQDQLEAASKNHYVDYTIHASVFTPQQIKEMSYCIEKGITSFKIYMNLGGDVGHVYMDMAPYSTQLSEATVNVTDEIVEEIVKNAASLGCPVLVHAEDYESCACGIKTAKEKKRDGLPAWSESRSPEFEAKAIKTISKFGRDYDCIIYFVHIGSQKALEQIKEERKLGTKIFVETCPHYLTLSYENQQGYLAKVMPPIRTAQDNVAVWDALSHNLIDTIGTDHVANQLKLKLDGTDVWGALAGFPGIGTVIPILLSEGVNKNRISLEQFVKFTSTNAAKIFGMYPTKGTLDKGADADIAMINLKKENKVSSELFGGFSDYIVYEGMSLKGWPVKTIVRGQLVAEDFQVVGKLGHGKFVKRSVS; this is encoded by the coding sequence ATGACGTATGATACCGTGATCACAAATTCACACATAATTTTACCTCAAGGGATGCTTGACAAAAATATCATAATTGATGAAGGAAAAATTGTTGGTTTCACAAACGATATTCCTGCATGTGATCACAAAATAAATGGAAATGGTCTAATCTCAATACCTGGACCAATAGATACCCATGTTCATTATGGAGTATACTCATCAATAGATCAGGCTGCAAAAACAGAGTCACATGCTGCAGCTATTGGCGGAATTACAACGATGATGAGAATGTTACGACTTGGAAGTTCATTTAAAACTTCTTTACAAGATCAACTAGAAGCTGCATCAAAAAATCACTATGTTGACTATACAATACATGCATCTGTTTTTACTCCACAACAAATCAAAGAAATGTCTTACTGTATTGAAAAAGGAATCACTTCGTTTAAAATTTACATGAATCTTGGTGGTGATGTAGGTCATGTGTATATGGATATGGCACCATATTCAACTCAATTATCAGAAGCGACAGTAAATGTAACTGATGAAATAGTAGAAGAAATTGTAAAAAACGCTGCATCACTTGGTTGTCCTGTCTTAGTTCATGCAGAAGATTATGAATCATGTGCATGTGGAATAAAGACAGCTAAAGAGAAAAAACGTGATGGACTTCCTGCATGGTCTGAAAGTCGTTCACCAGAATTTGAAGCAAAGGCAATAAAAACAATTTCAAAATTTGGAAGAGACTATGACTGTATAATCTATTTTGTTCATATTGGTTCTCAAAAAGCATTAGAGCAAATTAAAGAAGAACGAAAACTTGGAACTAAAATTTTTGTTGAAACTTGTCCGCATTATCTCACGCTATCTTATGAAAACCAACAAGGATATCTTGCCAAAGTCATGCCTCCAATTAGAACTGCTCAAGATAATGTAGCAGTTTGGGATGCATTATCTCATAATCTAATTGATACTATAGGTACAGATCATGTTGCCAATCAATTAAAACTAAAACTTGATGGTACTGATGTTTGGGGCGCTCTTGCTGGATTTCCAGGTATAGGTACTGTAATTCCAATTTTATTAAGTGAAGGTGTAAATAAAAATAGAATCTCTCTTGAACAATTTGTAAAATTTACTAGTACTAATGCTGCCAAAATATTTGGAATGTATCCAACAAAAGGAACGCTGGATAAAGGTGCTGATGCTGATATTGCAATGATAAATTTAAAAAAAGAAAATAAGGTTTCCTCAGAATTATTTGGTGGCTTTTCTGATTATATTGTATATGAAGGAATGTCACTGAAAGGATGGCCTGTTAAAACAATAGTGAGAGGTCAACTTGTAGCTGAAGATTTTCAAGTTGTTGGAAAATTAGGACATGGAAAGTTTGTTAAACGATCTGTTTCCTGA